In Deinococcus maricopensis DSM 21211, one genomic interval encodes:
- the fabF gene encoding beta-ketoacyl-ACP synthase II has translation MKRVVITGVGPVTPVGTGAEAFAEALRAGRSGIGPITHFDATATACKIAGEVKDDLSVYVDPREAKRLDRYVQLALAGAHLAVQDSGLSPEELQGERTGTLIGSGIGGVKTFEEQALVLAQRGAGRISPFFIPMMIANMATGHVAMQYGATGPSSTVVTACATGSGAIGDAARLIQLDLADIVIAGGSEAAVTAISIGGFSNMKAVSTRNDEPEKASRPFSATRDGFVLGEGAGIVILEELDHALARGARIYAEVVGYGTSADAYHVTMPAPEGRGAQVAMRMALKTAGVSPEQVGYINAHGTSTPANDLHETQGIKAVFGDHAYNLAVSSTKSMTGHLLGAAGAIEAIATAQALRDGILPPTINLDDPDPELDLDYIPHTARTQQVEYAMSNSFAFGGQNAVLLLKRYSA, from the coding sequence ATGAAACGAGTGGTCATCACCGGCGTCGGCCCCGTCACGCCCGTCGGCACCGGCGCCGAAGCCTTCGCGGAAGCGCTCCGCGCCGGCCGCAGCGGCATCGGCCCCATCACGCACTTCGACGCCACCGCCACCGCCTGCAAAATCGCCGGAGAAGTCAAAGACGACCTCAGCGTCTACGTCGACCCCCGCGAAGCCAAACGCCTCGACCGGTACGTGCAGCTCGCTCTCGCCGGCGCGCACCTCGCCGTGCAGGACAGCGGCCTCAGCCCCGAAGAACTCCAGGGTGAACGCACCGGCACGCTCATCGGCAGCGGCATCGGCGGCGTCAAAACCTTCGAGGAGCAAGCCCTCGTCCTCGCGCAACGCGGCGCGGGCCGCATCAGCCCGTTCTTCATCCCCATGATGATCGCCAACATGGCCACCGGCCACGTCGCCATGCAGTACGGCGCGACCGGCCCCAGCAGCACCGTCGTCACCGCCTGCGCCACCGGCAGCGGCGCCATCGGCGACGCCGCGCGACTCATCCAGCTCGACCTCGCGGACATCGTCATCGCGGGCGGCAGCGAAGCCGCCGTGACCGCCATCAGCATTGGCGGCTTCAGCAACATGAAAGCCGTCAGCACCCGCAACGACGAACCCGAAAAAGCCAGCCGCCCGTTCAGCGCCACCCGCGACGGCTTCGTGCTCGGCGAAGGCGCCGGCATCGTCATCCTCGAGGAACTCGACCACGCCCTCGCCCGCGGCGCGCGCATCTACGCCGAAGTCGTCGGGTACGGCACCAGCGCCGACGCGTACCACGTCACCATGCCCGCCCCCGAAGGGCGCGGCGCGCAGGTCGCCATGCGCATGGCCCTCAAAACCGCCGGCGTCAGCCCCGAACAGGTCGGGTACATCAACGCGCACGGCACCAGCACGCCCGCCAACGACCTGCACGAAACGCAAGGCATCAAGGCCGTGTTCGGCGACCACGCATACAACCTCGCGGTCAGCAGCACCAAGAGCATGACCGGCCACCTGCTCGGCGCGGCCGGCGCCATCGAGGCCATCGCGACCGCGCAGGCGCTGCGGGACGGCATCCTGCCGCCCACCATCAACCTCGACGATCCCGACCCGGAACTCGACCTCGACTACATCCCGCACACCGCGCGCACGCAGCAGGTCGAGTACGCCATGAGCAACAGCTTCGCCTTCGGCGGGCAGAACGCCGTACTGCTGCTCAAACGCTACAGCGCGTAA